Part of the Tolypothrix sp. PCC 7910 genome, AGCGGTGTATGCCTCCTTGGTTACGGTGCTAATTTGTCCGTTTTGATTGTAGTCCTTCTGTTTAACGATAGTGCTAAATCATCATTATTATTTTGTTTAAGCTTTGCAACGATAACTAATCTAACTCTATATCTGCCTATGGATTTAGGGGCAATTTTATACTAGAAATTGGACGCTCAGGACTGGGGATTAGGGGAAGAAGCATCTTCTGGGTATGCTTGTATCGGCTCATCTTCAGCGGCTGTCAGAAACATTTGTGATTCTGAATTAGGTTTTAGCCATAAACAGCTTTCAACGCAAAATCTCCCACTTTTTATACCTGATTAATTTAATATTTTTGTAATAATGCTTAATAAAATATTTAGCAAGCTGAAGAATAAATCAGTCCAAAGATATACAAATTATTAGTATAATTTATTACTAAAAGTTTATTAATAGATTTTTTGCCATAGAGGTCACAAGCCAGATTTAATCTGGACTATAGATTTTGGCAATGGACAACCTTCAAGAAAAAATGTGCTATTTTATTCCCGCATGAGATGAATGTGGAGAGTCTTTGCCAGTGAAGTTAGCACTGATAGTCATTGTGGCAGTAGTGATTGGATTATTGCTAGTAATCGAGGTGGGATTGCGATCGCTGTTTGGTTTTGGTAATCCGCTAATTTATATTGGGGATCAGCAGATTGGTTATTTGTTAGCACCTAACCAGCGCACCCGCCGCTTTGGAAACCGCATTGAGATTAACGAGTATTCCATGCGTAGTGAGGCGATTACACCAATACCTGCGCCTACAACTCTGCGAATCCTGCTTCTGGGAGACTCTATCGCTAATGGTGGTTGGTGGACGGATCAAAAGAATACTATCTCTGAATTGATGATGCGTTCTTTAAGTGCCTTACACACTGAGAAGTATCAACAGGTTGAAGTATTCAATGCATCAGCTAATTCTTGGGGGCCAAGAAATGAATTAGCTTATCTGCAAAGATTTGGGAATTTCCAAGCCCAGGCAGTAGTGTTATTAATTAATACAGATGACTTATTTGCTACTGCTCCAACATCCTTACCAGTAGGACGCGATCGCAACTATCCAGATCATCAACCACCCTTAGCTTTAGTGGAAGTTTGGCAACGCTATATCACTAAGCAAAAGCCAATACCAGAAATTATAGCCTTGCAAAATGAACCAGGCGATCGCGTTGGAGTTAATCTAGATGCGATCGCTCAAATTAAAGTCCTAAATCGCGAAAGAGACAGTCAATTTTTGCTAGTC contains:
- a CDS encoding SGNH/GDSL hydrolase family protein, with amino-acid sequence MKLALIVIVAVVIGLLLVIEVGLRSLFGFGNPLIYIGDQQIGYLLAPNQRTRRFGNRIEINEYSMRSEAITPIPAPTTLRILLLGDSIANGGWWTDQKNTISELMMRSLSALHTEKYQQVEVFNASANSWGPRNELAYLQRFGNFQAQAVVLLINTDDLFATAPTSLPVGRDRNYPDHQPPLALVEVWQRYITKQKPIPEIIALQNEPGDRVGVNLDAIAQIKVLNRERDSQFLLVMTPLLREIGDPGPRDYEIEARQRLTDFTQAQQIKYIDVLPIFNSTVNVKALYHDHIHLNLQGNQLVSQLIERLLMELMKEKLPTVLD